A genomic stretch from Sphingorhabdus pulchriflava includes:
- a CDS encoding ShlB/FhaC/HecB family hemolysin secretion/activation protein, with protein MKLRHFFVAGLASVAAAGFAPAVAQAGSEQPSEFEMAAHAIVSGVTVYDPAQLLKFATAHAVAADGKASPEAIAAAIEQIYREDGYSLAQVSLAYSQENNPVFRVDEGSLSAISISGLRSGTEKRVRHYTEQLTATKPVKQADLERALALSSDLSGVTLASQVLPDPSGAGSILAISGAENRSSGAAGIEIVPIRPGSALRGFIVQEFYGVATGGDMVRLLGQATLDRGDDWSISGLAYYRTPIGFDGTYIEAMGGNTVARRDFANITGDSRLTGWNAAFVVGHPVQRSLTDFTYLLAEYEFVDARSRFLGQKLQSSAHAIRLRALKGADYADGSLYRAAITFSGGTRPETPAGNLADGAKTFGHVRSEIGLSVPLDKHQLTSLRVEFRGQWASSRLPEVERIALGHAPFMRGYAPAEVAGDRGYAATVEVLHNISTGGKFVTEIAPFAFGAVGYTDVLKPRVAERTQNTVASIGVGSSFTIKGGVRLSGWAAMPLRDGPQSRSANPAFRASLTVGW; from the coding sequence TTGAAGCTTCGCCATTTTTTTGTTGCGGGTCTGGCGTCGGTTGCTGCTGCGGGCTTTGCGCCGGCGGTTGCACAGGCTGGCTCTGAACAGCCATCTGAATTTGAAATGGCCGCGCATGCTATCGTCAGCGGCGTGACGGTTTATGATCCTGCACAACTGTTGAAATTTGCAACGGCCCATGCAGTTGCAGCCGATGGCAAAGCCAGCCCGGAAGCAATCGCCGCCGCCATCGAGCAAATTTACCGCGAAGACGGTTATTCACTGGCACAAGTTTCCTTGGCCTATAGCCAGGAAAACAACCCTGTCTTTCGCGTAGATGAAGGGTCGCTGAGCGCAATCTCGATTAGCGGGCTTCGGTCTGGCACCGAAAAGCGGGTGCGCCATTACACCGAACAGCTAACGGCAACAAAGCCGGTCAAGCAAGCTGATCTGGAACGCGCTTTGGCCCTATCGTCCGACCTGAGCGGGGTCACTTTGGCCAGCCAGGTTTTGCCCGACCCTTCAGGTGCCGGATCGATCCTTGCGATAAGCGGGGCTGAAAACAGATCATCCGGTGCAGCGGGAATCGAAATCGTCCCCATTCGTCCCGGATCGGCCTTACGCGGGTTCATCGTGCAGGAATTTTACGGCGTTGCCACGGGTGGTGACATGGTCCGCCTTCTAGGGCAGGCAACGCTGGATCGAGGGGATGACTGGTCGATATCAGGCTTGGCCTATTACCGGACACCAATTGGTTTCGATGGCACTTATATCGAGGCAATGGGCGGCAATACCGTCGCACGCAGGGATTTTGCGAACATCACAGGGGATAGTCGGCTGACCGGATGGAATGCAGCATTCGTTGTCGGGCATCCGGTGCAGCGGAGCTTGACCGACTTCACCTATTTGCTGGCTGAATATGAATTTGTCGATGCACGATCGCGCTTTCTGGGGCAGAAATTGCAAAGCAGCGCCCATGCAATCCGTCTGCGGGCGCTTAAAGGGGCGGACTATGCCGATGGCAGCCTGTATAGGGCGGCGATCACATTCAGCGGAGGAACGCGGCCAGAAACCCCGGCCGGAAACTTGGCAGACGGTGCAAAGACTTTCGGGCATGTGCGCAGCGAAATCGGGCTTTCTGTTCCGCTCGATAAGCACCAACTGACCAGCCTGAGGGTTGAGTTTCGGGGACAATGGGCATCGTCCCGTTTGCCCGAAGTCGAGCGCATCGCGCTGGGACATGCGCCTTTCATGCGCGGTTATGCCCCCGCAGAAGTCGCTGGTGATCGGGGATATGCCGCCACTGTCGAAGTCCTGCATAACATTTCGACCGGGGGCAAGTTCGTGACCGAAATCGCACCCTTTGCGTTCGGAGCGGTGGGCTATACCGATGTCCTCAAACCGCGCGTGGCAGAGCGTACTCAAAACACCGTCGCCTCAATCGGCGTGGGTAGCAGTTTCACGATCAAGGGCGGAGTTCGCCTGTCAGGATGGGCCGCTATGCCATTGCGCGATGGTCCGCAATCCCGTTCCGCCAATCCTGCCTTTCGCGCCAGCCTGACCGTGGGGTGGTGA
- a CDS encoding DNA breaking-rejoining protein, translating to MKKIKIWALAALAGAAVVTFPVANVSAQSGVTPTRVQFAKGTSSKTIKSSIRGDQSKLYVVNIRAGQKLTVKLTPSNASNYFNITGPGADQALFIGSSDGNSYSGAVPSSGDYKIDVYLMRNAARRNEASTFTLTVSAR from the coding sequence ATGAAAAAGATCAAGATTTGGGCACTGGCTGCATTGGCAGGCGCTGCTGTTGTTACCTTTCCGGTAGCAAACGTTTCAGCGCAATCAGGGGTAACGCCCACCCGCGTCCAGTTCGCCAAGGGAACCAGTTCCAAGACCATCAAGAGTTCTATTCGCGGAGACCAATCCAAACTCTATGTCGTGAATATTCGTGCAGGGCAGAAACTGACCGTGAAGCTGACCCCGAGCAATGCATCCAACTACTTCAACATAACTGGCCCCGGTGCGGATCAGGCCCTCTTCATCGGCTCTTCGGATGGCAACAGCTATAGTGGCGCAGTGCCGTCGTCGGGTGACTATAAGATTGACGTATATCTGATGCGCAATGCTGCGCGCCGAAACGAAGCGTCGACCTTCACGCTGACGGTGAGCGCTAGATAG
- a CDS encoding CPBP family intramembrane glutamic endopeptidase, with the protein MQQTSNRLLISIGIVVIWAMITIGVGNIQTSGNVTLSEMVTSQILWATPAAAAFLLIIVWFTGWRDLGFKAPKTAGMLKVIWLPLLYIIGFVFYGFSKDSEGLTASVITIVFINTMIVGFSEELAFRGILWGGARKAMSFWPAAILVSVLFGSVHIANTFLTGEFNEAITQAMIATMSGLTFLAIRIRTASLWVAMVLHGLWDFGVFLIGFGAVKDPSAHTSLLSAVLGGIGFIGPIFLFGLWLLRNEQVRSGWRDDSDAQHAV; encoded by the coding sequence ATGCAGCAAACATCAAACAGGTTGCTGATTTCGATTGGCATCGTTGTGATCTGGGCGATGATCACGATCGGCGTGGGCAATATCCAGACCAGCGGGAATGTAACCCTGTCCGAAATGGTGACGAGCCAGATATTGTGGGCGACGCCCGCCGCAGCGGCATTCCTGTTGATTATAGTCTGGTTCACAGGCTGGCGCGATCTGGGCTTCAAAGCTCCAAAAACCGCGGGAATGCTAAAAGTTATCTGGCTGCCGCTTTTGTATATAATCGGTTTCGTTTTTTACGGATTTTCGAAAGATTCTGAAGGCTTGACCGCTTCGGTCATCACAATCGTGTTCATCAACACGATGATTGTCGGCTTCAGCGAGGAACTGGCGTTTCGCGGCATATTGTGGGGTGGTGCCCGCAAGGCGATGTCTTTCTGGCCAGCGGCGATCCTGGTTTCCGTCCTTTTCGGCTCGGTCCATATCGCCAACACATTCCTAACCGGCGAATTCAATGAAGCCATTACCCAGGCAATGATTGCAACGATGAGCGGGCTGACATTCCTTGCCATTCGCATTCGAACGGCATCGCTGTGGGTTGCGATGGTTCTGCACGGGCTATGGGACTTTGGCGTGTTTCTGATTGGTTTTGGTGCAGTGAAGGACCCTTCGGCGCACACATCGCTGTTATCGGCGGTACTGGGCGGTATTGGCTTTATCGGCCCGATATTCCTCTTTGGACTGTGGCTGTTGCGTAACGAGCAAGTGCGATCGGGGTGGCGCGACGACAGCGACGCCCAGCATGCGGTCTGA
- a CDS encoding helix-turn-helix transcriptional regulator, whose amino-acid sequence MGLQQNRADFNSDHDGSLTPVGSLVGHRPSVEALTNAYSAIKTMGPKSQRHVPPGVLTQFGEWLDWPIWFKNCTTLESGPGLPDRISVADDLILIANVVDHGCALELLSRLAGETKIAGAPVVAPALYNAPSLFDALLLAKRSTEASTPYVKMRFQTEEHQFSIVIESEIENGPLLEFAATAYLCTLQRFVGFFLPDAVGEIEFRTVANKRQNPSSFLLGLPGIKLFGADVYSIVGKAEWLKAKNSQTDPAFWNFALDRVALLERDCGRSEVVDRIRAVIRTTMEAEHRVPRLKQVAAGERVSERTLVRILAAHGTSFHKIVEEERRLIASQIIGNTSISLAEVAKSLGFTDMSSFGRSFRQWYGMTPRQARLWRTD is encoded by the coding sequence ATGGGACTGCAGCAAAACAGAGCCGATTTTAACTCTGACCATGACGGCAGTCTTACGCCTGTAGGATCGCTTGTTGGACATCGACCTTCGGTTGAAGCGCTGACCAATGCGTATTCGGCTATCAAAACTATGGGGCCAAAATCGCAAAGGCATGTCCCGCCTGGCGTGTTGACGCAATTCGGAGAATGGCTCGATTGGCCCATTTGGTTCAAAAACTGTACAACGTTAGAGTCAGGGCCGGGATTGCCCGACAGAATTAGCGTAGCCGACGATCTGATCCTTATCGCCAATGTAGTAGACCACGGCTGTGCCTTGGAATTATTGTCGCGGCTGGCAGGTGAAACAAAAATTGCCGGCGCTCCAGTGGTCGCACCGGCGCTGTATAATGCGCCCAGTTTGTTTGATGCCTTATTGCTCGCCAAAAGATCGACAGAGGCGAGCACGCCCTATGTTAAAATGCGATTCCAGACCGAAGAGCATCAATTTTCCATTGTGATCGAGAGCGAAATTGAAAATGGGCCGTTGTTGGAATTTGCCGCAACCGCCTATTTGTGCACTTTACAACGCTTTGTGGGTTTTTTCCTCCCCGACGCGGTTGGCGAAATCGAGTTTAGAACCGTGGCCAACAAACGGCAGAATCCTTCCAGTTTTTTACTCGGCTTGCCTGGCATCAAGTTGTTTGGCGCTGATGTTTATTCAATTGTGGGAAAGGCCGAGTGGCTTAAAGCCAAGAACTCTCAAACCGATCCGGCATTCTGGAATTTCGCGCTCGACCGCGTGGCGCTACTAGAACGTGATTGTGGCCGGTCGGAAGTTGTGGACCGAATTCGCGCCGTTATTCGCACGACGATGGAGGCCGAACACCGTGTGCCCCGATTGAAACAGGTCGCAGCAGGCGAACGCGTCTCCGAAAGGACTTTGGTACGAATTCTGGCTGCCCACGGCACAAGCTTTCACAAGATTGTTGAAGAAGAGCGGCGGCTGATTGCGTCTCAGATTATTGGAAATACATCCATCAGCCTTGCCGAAGTCGCCAAATCGTTAGGGTTCACCGATATGTCAAGTTTTGGGCGGTCGTTCCGACAATGGTACGGTATGACTCCGAGGCAAGCCCGGCTTTGGCGAACGGATTGA
- a CDS encoding L,D-transpeptidase produces MKPLKLGLALLLVASTQPVLAQGSTVSSAIELARQAEKLKPGQWVWAPQIAPVGPITVYVDLSRQAATVYRNGVRIGVSTVSSGKPGHETPTGVFTILQKDAHHRSSTYNNAPMPYQERLTWDGVALHAGGLPGYPESHGCVHLPFEFAKLLFGETHMGGTVIMAGRAGNPSLTHAAGVLAAQGEKGTGIEHVPLGSDESYRWTPEVSPSGPMSIIISHSDQRVVVLRNGQEIGRARAVLPDNDFETHVLTYAKLPNGNSRWVFAGVPGHDGEKGQPLDSSILNQLRLPEKFLHSLNAVIEPGTTILVTQAPVLPHNSGKQMTVLSAVKKR; encoded by the coding sequence TTGAAACCACTGAAATTGGGTTTGGCGTTGCTCTTGGTTGCATCAACGCAACCCGTTCTCGCTCAAGGCTCCACCGTGAGTTCTGCTATCGAACTCGCGCGGCAGGCCGAAAAGTTGAAGCCCGGCCAATGGGTGTGGGCTCCGCAAATCGCACCAGTTGGTCCGATAACCGTTTATGTCGATCTGTCGCGACAGGCGGCAACGGTTTACCGCAATGGCGTGCGCATTGGCGTATCGACGGTATCATCGGGTAAGCCCGGGCATGAAACACCAACGGGTGTATTCACCATCCTGCAAAAGGATGCGCATCACCGTTCCAGCACCTACAACAATGCTCCTATGCCGTATCAGGAGAGGCTGACCTGGGATGGCGTCGCGCTGCACGCCGGTGGCTTGCCGGGTTATCCCGAAAGCCATGGCTGCGTGCATCTGCCCTTCGAGTTCGCCAAATTGCTATTTGGTGAGACCCATATGGGCGGGACGGTGATTATGGCTGGTCGCGCAGGTAATCCGTCACTCACCCACGCGGCCGGGGTGCTAGCCGCGCAGGGCGAAAAAGGCACGGGCATCGAACATGTCCCGCTTGGCAGCGACGAAAGCTATCGCTGGACGCCGGAAGTTTCGCCAAGTGGACCAATGTCGATCATCATATCGCACAGCGACCAGAGGGTGGTGGTGCTGCGCAACGGGCAGGAAATTGGCCGCGCTCGGGCCGTGCTGCCGGACAATGATTTCGAGACGCATGTGCTGACCTATGCGAAGCTTCCTAACGGCAACTCGCGCTGGGTGTTCGCCGGTGTTCCTGGCCATGATGGCGAAAAGGGGCAGCCGCTCGACTCTTCTATCTTGAACCAGTTGCGGCTGCCGGAAAAATTCCTGCATTCGCTCAATGCCGTCATCGAACCCGGCACCACGATATTGGTGACGCAAGCTCCCGTTTTGCCGCACAACAGCGGCAAGCAAATGACCGTACTATCTGCGGTTAAAAAGCGCTGA
- a CDS encoding CPBP family intramembrane glutamic endopeptidase, whose protein sequence is MNGQASTTPLWLRILQFPPVKLLLLGGMLFYCIGFSNLFMSENKGATLPSTVAAVAMIALAMAIYFGFARWVERREVSELALPGMVKEMGVGILIGSGLYTGCMLILMAMGIYRMDGFNPVSFLVPAIASALSSGFLEELLFRGALFRIVEEWLGSWISIIISSAVFGLVHLANPDATLIGALFISVEAGLLLAAAYMVTRRLWMSIGFHVSWNYTQSAVFGGIVSGGIAEPGLIKPILNGPDLLTGGQFGLEASLTAFLLCTTTGVILLVMAVRKGNIVPPFWQKSSS, encoded by the coding sequence ATGAACGGACAAGCCTCGACAACGCCTTTGTGGCTACGAATCCTGCAATTCCCACCCGTCAAATTGCTGCTGCTGGGTGGGATGTTATTCTACTGCATCGGTTTCAGTAACCTGTTCATGTCGGAGAATAAGGGGGCAACGCTGCCCTCCACAGTCGCGGCAGTGGCTATGATCGCTTTGGCCATGGCAATTTACTTCGGCTTTGCCCGATGGGTAGAGCGCCGCGAAGTCAGCGAGCTCGCGCTTCCCGGCATGGTGAAAGAAATGGGTGTCGGAATATTGATTGGGTCAGGCTTATATACGGGCTGCATGCTGATTTTGATGGCCATGGGTATTTACCGAATGGACGGTTTCAATCCGGTTTCCTTCTTGGTTCCGGCGATCGCTTCGGCACTCAGCTCCGGCTTCCTCGAAGAATTGTTGTTCCGCGGCGCCTTATTCCGGATTGTGGAGGAATGGCTGGGAAGCTGGATTTCGATTATCATTTCCTCAGCTGTGTTTGGCCTTGTTCATCTCGCCAATCCTGACGCGACGCTCATAGGCGCGCTGTTTATCAGCGTTGAGGCAGGTTTACTGCTTGCTGCGGCCTATATGGTGACGCGCCGCTTATGGATGAGCATCGGCTTCCACGTGTCTTGGAACTATACGCAATCGGCAGTCTTTGGGGGAATCGTATCGGGCGGAATCGCCGAGCCTGGTCTGATCAAACCAATCCTCAACGGTCCCGACCTGTTGACAGGAGGGCAGTTCGGACTCGAAGCCTCGCTGACCGCGTTTCTGCTGTGCACAACTACGGGTGTGATCCTGTTGGTGATGGCAGTCCGTAAAGGCAATATCGTGCCGCCCTTCTGGCAGAAGTCATCCAGCTGA
- a CDS encoding CPBP family intramembrane glutamic endopeptidase — MKFPLVFYGILYVILTYCYVGLYFMRTSYVEAIAPGPVAPILASALGCIVMVLVYRSLSEHIEKRDVPEVAVRPMLSEFGLGFALGFGLYSLCIIILMLLGVYRLEGFNDPKILLVGLAAPLATGFFEELLFRGGVFRLAQIWFGSWIAIVINALVFGYVHMGNEGSTMQGIISITIWAGVLLAATYMLTGRLWFGIGLHSAWNYTQGTVYSGIVSGNGEMSGFAKSSMEGPDYLTGGSFGVEASLVAFLVCSTAGIIMIVMAKRKGNIVPPFWQLTST, encoded by the coding sequence ATGAAATTTCCCTTGGTCTTTTACGGCATCCTCTACGTCATACTGACCTATTGCTATGTCGGTCTGTACTTCATGCGCACGTCCTATGTGGAAGCAATCGCGCCCGGACCCGTCGCACCCATTCTTGCATCCGCCTTAGGCTGCATCGTGATGGTGCTGGTTTACCGCAGTCTTTCCGAGCATATCGAAAAACGCGATGTGCCCGAAGTCGCGGTGCGGCCGATGCTCAGCGAATTTGGATTGGGGTTTGCCCTGGGTTTCGGCCTCTATAGCCTTTGCATCATCATATTGATGCTGCTCGGTGTCTATCGCCTTGAGGGTTTCAACGATCCCAAAATCCTCCTTGTTGGTCTTGCAGCGCCATTGGCCACAGGTTTCTTTGAAGAACTGCTCTTTCGCGGCGGCGTGTTCCGTCTTGCACAAATATGGTTCGGCAGCTGGATCGCGATTGTCATCAACGCGTTGGTGTTCGGCTACGTCCATATGGGGAATGAGGGTTCGACCATGCAGGGTATAATCTCGATCACCATCTGGGCTGGCGTCCTGCTTGCTGCAACCTATATGCTGACGGGCCGATTGTGGTTCGGGATTGGCCTGCACTCGGCATGGAACTACACACAAGGTACTGTCTATTCAGGCATCGTTTCGGGCAATGGCGAAATGAGCGGATTTGCCAAATCGTCGATGGAGGGGCCTGATTACCTCACAGGCGGCAGCTTCGGAGTCGAAGCTTCGCTGGTTGCCTTTTTGGTGTGTTCGACTGCCGGCATCATCATGATCGTGATGGCGAAGCGGAAGGGCAATATCGTGCCGCCCTTCTGGCAACTGACTTCAACCTAA
- a CDS encoding M1 family metallopeptidase, which yields MRTVRTAGRLTGLICALALSSGALAADDSAQSPSSPPWQISDEQSSDELYVPRDIQATYDKGTRSRDGKPGPNYWQNHSTHNMRITVSPPSKRIEGEQEIIYTNNSPDMLPVLIFRMYLNAHQPEAMRDRLYPTQFLNKGITVEEFSIDGKAMPWNDPANPLASINQPGSTVHGIALEKPLPPKGSVRIKMRWNYELTADGGWKEGSLDETSYFLAYFYPRITNYSDYNGWDYSPFTTGREFNNDFADFNVEVNAPRDFVVWATGDLQNPAEVLQPKVAASLKSSQSSDKVVTLAEAADVQAGRITTRAERLSWKWQASHVPDFAIAVSNHYRWQASSVVVDPSTGRRTSVQAAYPDSATDFKPMVETGRQAMQFASTKYPGIPYPWPKSTIVLGSADEEYPMMVNDDSNVGNKEAAEYPENAFTGFVATHEILHSWFPFYMGINEKRYPFMDEGWTTAFEYLRNVEVLGKESADRLFKDMRVVRAGWPSATSGNELPIITPHDTMYGQAPVFGFNQYGKAALGYLALKDLMGNAAFKKALHEFMGRWHGKRPLPWDMFNSFNNAGVGNHNWFFNNWFFSYNHMDIGIASVRSENGQHVVEVRNKGGMAMPFDVVLNYADGSNEQVHRSPVVWKETPRSTTVAVSSSKALQSVSVDSGIFVDFYPSDNVWKQGVSASGK from the coding sequence ATGCGGACAGTGCGTACGGCTGGCAGGCTTACTGGTTTGATTTGCGCCTTGGCATTATCGTCGGGCGCATTAGCTGCCGATGACAGCGCGCAATCGCCTTCCTCGCCACCTTGGCAAATCTCTGACGAGCAATCGAGTGACGAACTTTATGTTCCTCGCGACATTCAGGCGACGTACGACAAGGGCACGCGCAGCCGCGACGGCAAGCCTGGGCCTAACTATTGGCAAAACCATTCGACGCACAATATGCGTATCACTGTGTCGCCGCCGAGCAAGCGTATCGAGGGTGAGCAGGAAATCATTTATACCAACAACAGCCCTGACATGCTGCCGGTCCTCATTTTTCGCATGTATCTGAACGCCCATCAGCCAGAGGCAATGCGTGACCGGCTTTATCCAACCCAGTTCCTCAACAAAGGTATTACAGTCGAAGAATTTAGTATCGACGGGAAAGCGATGCCATGGAACGATCCGGCAAATCCGTTAGCGTCGATCAACCAGCCAGGCAGCACAGTCCACGGCATTGCCTTGGAAAAGCCGTTGCCGCCGAAAGGCAGTGTGCGCATTAAGATGCGCTGGAACTATGAACTCACAGCTGATGGCGGATGGAAGGAGGGCTCGCTTGACGAAACTAGCTATTTTCTGGCCTATTTTTACCCCCGCATAACCAATTACAGCGACTATAACGGTTGGGACTACAGCCCATTCACAACCGGCCGCGAATTCAACAATGATTTTGCCGACTTCAATGTCGAAGTAAACGCCCCGCGCGATTTTGTCGTTTGGGCTACCGGTGATTTGCAGAATCCCGCAGAGGTGCTGCAACCTAAAGTTGCGGCGAGCCTGAAATCCAGTCAATCCAGCGACAAGGTCGTAACGCTGGCAGAGGCAGCCGATGTTCAGGCTGGCAGAATTACCACCCGCGCCGAACGGCTTAGCTGGAAATGGCAAGCTTCACATGTGCCTGACTTTGCCATTGCGGTGAGCAACCATTATCGCTGGCAGGCCTCCAGCGTGGTTGTCGACCCGTCCACGGGGCGCCGTACATCGGTTCAAGCAGCTTATCCAGACAGTGCGACCGATTTCAAACCGATGGTCGAAACCGGGCGTCAAGCAATGCAATTCGCTTCGACCAAATACCCGGGAATTCCTTATCCTTGGCCCAAGTCCACAATCGTGCTGGGCAGCGCGGATGAGGAATATCCGATGATGGTCAACGATGACTCGAACGTCGGCAATAAGGAAGCCGCTGAATATCCGGAAAATGCCTTCACCGGATTTGTGGCAACGCACGAAATTCTGCATAGTTGGTTTCCCTTTTACATGGGTATCAACGAGAAGCGCTATCCATTCATGGATGAAGGCTGGACTACAGCTTTTGAATATCTGCGAAATGTCGAAGTCCTTGGGAAGGAAAGCGCGGATCGACTATTCAAGGATATGCGCGTCGTTCGGGCCGGTTGGCCGAGCGCCACATCGGGCAACGAACTGCCCATCATTACACCGCATGATACGATGTACGGACAAGCCCCGGTCTTTGGCTTCAACCAATATGGAAAGGCAGCGCTTGGCTATCTGGCGCTGAAAGACTTAATGGGCAATGCGGCGTTCAAAAAGGCACTGCATGAATTTATGGGGCGCTGGCATGGCAAGCGTCCATTGCCGTGGGATATGTTCAACAGCTTCAACAATGCTGGTGTCGGCAACCATAACTGGTTCTTCAACAACTGGTTTTTCAGTTACAACCATATGGATATCGGCATAGCTTCGGTGCGCAGCGAAAACGGGCAGCATGTCGTGGAAGTCCGCAACAAAGGCGGCATGGCGATGCCGTTCGATGTCGTGCTGAACTATGCCGATGGCAGCAACGAACAGGTGCACCGGTCGCCCGTGGTCTGGAAAGAGACACCGCGTTCAACCACAGTGGCTGTCTCCTCATCGAAAGCCCTGCAATCGGTGTCGGTCGACAGCGGCATTTTTGTCGATTTCTATCCGTCAGACAATGTGTGGAAGCAGGGAGTATCTGCCAGCGGAAAATGA
- a CDS encoding CPBP family intramembrane glutamic endopeptidase, giving the protein MDQAAYQKPSILLRIAQFPLVRLIILGGIIFVLMGVTNGFRARVADDLLKSLGVVIGMAGLAALIYVGFVRFVERRKVSELSLSGMGKELGVGVLVGSGLYTTCVLILMLLGIYRIEGFNPALFMLTALPMAISSSIFEELLFRGVLFRITEEALGSWLALAISSLLFGFMHLLNPQGTLQGAIFITIEAGVLLAAAYMVTRRLWMSIGFHFSWNYTQEGIFSGIVSGGESDPGLIKPVIEGPEWLTGGSFGLESSFIAFLLCTTTGVVLLLLAIRRGNLVPLLGRNRSD; this is encoded by the coding sequence ATGGACCAAGCTGCCTACCAGAAACCGTCAATTCTGCTTCGCATTGCGCAATTTCCGCTGGTCCGCCTGATTATATTGGGCGGCATCATCTTTGTTTTGATGGGCGTGACCAATGGCTTTCGCGCGCGTGTTGCGGATGATCTGTTGAAATCGCTCGGCGTTGTCATCGGCATGGCCGGGTTGGCGGCCTTAATCTATGTCGGCTTTGTCCGCTTTGTCGAACGGCGCAAGGTCAGCGAATTGTCGCTATCGGGCATGGGTAAGGAATTGGGGGTTGGCGTACTGGTCGGCTCCGGCCTGTATACCACATGCGTCCTCATACTCATGCTGCTCGGTATCTATAGGATAGAGGGGTTCAATCCTGCCTTGTTCATGCTGACTGCACTGCCCATGGCCATCAGTTCGAGCATTTTTGAAGAGTTGCTTTTTCGCGGCGTGCTGTTCCGCATCACAGAGGAAGCATTGGGCAGCTGGTTGGCGCTTGCCATCTCCTCGCTTCTCTTCGGTTTCATGCACCTGTTAAACCCGCAGGGAACGCTCCAGGGGGCAATATTCATTACGATCGAGGCAGGTGTCCTGCTGGCCGCCGCCTATATGGTCACGCGCCGCCTGTGGATGAGCATCGGATTCCATTTTTCCTGGAATTACACGCAGGAAGGGATTTTTTCCGGTATTGTTTCGGGCGGCGAAAGCGACCCCGGGCTGATCAAACCGGTTATCGAGGGGCCTGAATGGTTGACTGGTGGCAGCTTTGGGCTTGAATCCTCGTTCATCGCATTCCTTTTATGCACGACCACAGGCGTTGTGCTGCTGTTATTGGCAATCCGGCGCGGCAATTTGGTGCCATTACTCGGCCGCAATAGGTCGGACTAG
- a CDS encoding CPBP family intramembrane glutamic endopeptidase, whose amino-acid sequence MSDRIPVFERGDDDFPYYNGLPITISGVKWLFVIAMAAAGFALLTAKIAWPGGTWGQFVPAILFFALPLAGLAIVAPQDWKAIFRKVGGREIKQMFGYAALNILVSMAIGMLVMKFFGVVSNSAVADIANLSQADAFLYYLKTGLQLFGEELISILPFLAILYLLFRHGKLSRNKAIIAAWILSAIPFALVHLPTYQWNWIQCLVVIGGARLVLTLAYIRSKNIWVSTGAHVLNDWTLFTMNVLGAGLATAQ is encoded by the coding sequence ATGAGCGACCGAATTCCGGTTTTTGAGCGCGGCGACGATGATTTTCCCTATTACAACGGCCTGCCAATCACGATTTCAGGTGTCAAATGGCTGTTTGTCATCGCTATGGCGGCCGCAGGCTTTGCGCTGCTGACCGCCAAAATAGCATGGCCTGGCGGCACATGGGGACAGTTTGTACCGGCCATATTGTTTTTTGCCCTTCCATTGGCCGGACTTGCGATCGTCGCACCGCAAGACTGGAAGGCGATTTTCCGTAAAGTTGGCGGTCGCGAGATCAAGCAGATGTTCGGCTACGCTGCGCTGAACATTTTGGTTTCGATGGCGATCGGCATGCTTGTCATGAAGTTTTTCGGCGTCGTCTCCAATAGCGCAGTGGCCGATATTGCCAACCTCAGCCAGGCCGACGCCTTCCTCTACTATCTGAAAACTGGGCTGCAACTTTTCGGCGAAGAATTGATTTCCATCCTTCCCTTCCTTGCAATCCTGTATCTGCTTTTTCGCCATGGCAAATTATCGCGGAACAAAGCGATCATCGCCGCATGGATTTTGTCGGCAATCCCCTTCGCGCTGGTGCATTTGCCGACCTATCAATGGAACTGGATCCAGTGCCTTGTGGTTATTGGAGGCGCTCGGTTGGTGCTGACACTCGCCTATATCCGCAGCAAGAATATCTGGGTGAGCACAGGCGCACATGTGCTCAACGACTGGACACTGTTCACCATGAATGTGCTCGGCGCCGGACTGGCGACAGCGCAATAA